The DNA window CAAGGTAACATTTTTAATCTCAGCTACTTAATTGCTTGGCTCGTTGAACTAACCGACCGGTGGTTGCATCTAAGAAGTGAACCACGAAGACAATCCGGTCTAAGCATTTCTAAAGTATTTGCTTTCAAGTTCCAACTGTATGCTCCGTTTGTTTCAGATTACAGATCATTTTAGCTTCTCTAAATACAAAGTTTAGTCTCTATTATTTTTTCAGCGTCAGCATTAGGCTGGAAACATATAAGTTTCCGTTTCCCGTTGAATCCACACCGTTGCTGGCGCTCTCATCGCACGGAGCCAAAGCTAGGGAATTTTCTCAAAGCTAAAGAACAGACAACCGCAATAGTCTCATCTGGCACGTTCTTCCCGTTCGCCGGCCCCAACATTAGCCACGAAAAATAAGCACGGGGCTAAAATCCACAGCGAGAAGACCTCCTGAGAAACCAGAGGCGCACACGCACACTGCGCATGCGGCTCACACGAACCACACCCTTCGTGGACACCACCAGCAGGAGCATTGCCGAAACGGAACAAATCGTTGCGCGTCACGCCGATTCCATGGAGCGCCAACGACACCCATATAATCCGGCACGGCGGCACGCCAAAGCCTCAAAGCGTCGATCGAACACGGCAGAGGAACTGCGCATCATGatccggagctcgccggcgtcgcCGGTCAAGCCGCAGCAATGGACGGTGTGCCGGagctgcgcggcggcggcgtccccgCCACCGGTGGTCGCCGTCGCACGGAGGACGGTTGCCTCCGCCCCTCTCCGCGCCCTGACCGCCGAGTCCGCGGAGACGCCTCCTGTGCCTGAGGTACCTAGTGCTAGTGCTAGTACTAGCATGCACGCGCAACTGCAGCTTGTTCACTGACATTGGCTGGCATTGCTCGTCGCAGCCTCCGGCATTgttcgacgacgacgatgagAAGACGATGCTCGCCAGCTACGTCCCGGTCTACGTCATGCTCCCAGTAAGCTCACACTCACGATATCAGCGAGGCCCTCCCAAATCGATCCATCGAGCTCATCCAGTAATTCTGACTCTGCTTGATTGATCGCACTGAACACAACACATTGTGCGCGGCAGCTGGAGGTGGTGAGCACCGAGAACGAGCTGGCGGACGCGGAGGGGCTCCgggcacggctgcggcggctgcggggcgCCGGCGTCGACGGCGTCATGGTGGACGTGTGGTGGGGCATCGTGGAGGGCGCCGGCCCGGCGCTTTACGAGTGGCGCGCGTACCGGGAGCTGTTCCGGGTCGTGCAGGCCGAGGGGCTCAAGCTGCAGGCCATCATGTCCTTCCACGCGTGCGGCGGCAACGTCGGCGACGCCATCACCATCCCGATCCCGCGCTGGGTGCGGGAGGTCGGCGAGGCCGACCCCGACGTGTTCTACACGAGCCCCAGCGGGGCGAGGAACCAGGAGTACCTCACCATCGGCGTCGACGACAAGCCCCTGTTCCATGGCAGGACGGCCATCCAGGTGCGCACGCATGCAACTGCCCTGATCATCGTGTCAGCTGCTTCCACGAACACCAATTGTACCCGCAACATTCGCAGTGCAGATTGCGTAACCGTTGCTGAAATGAAAGGAAATTCAGGCTACTAACAATCAATCAATGTCTGCATTGTTTCATGGCACCAGTTGTACGCCGATTTCATGAGGAGCTTCAGGGAGAACATGGCGGACTTCCTAGACTCCGGCCTGATCGTGGACATCGAGGTCGGGCTCGGCCCTGCCGGAGAGCTGAGGTACCCGTCCTACGCGGAGACCCAGGGCTGGGTGTTCCCCGGCATCGGGCAGTTCCAGGTAAGCTCCGTCGTTCAATCTCCCTGCCTGGTCGCCCGTGTTTGTTGCGCCGGCGATTCAGAGTTAGCACGAATAATGTGCTGCAGTGCTACGACAAGTACCTGGCGGCGGAGTTCAAGGCGGCCGCAGCGGAGGCCGG is part of the Panicum hallii strain FIL2 chromosome 2, PHallii_v3.1, whole genome shotgun sequence genome and encodes:
- the LOC112880466 gene encoding beta-amylase-like isoform X1, which produces MERQRHPYNPARRHAKASKRRSNTAEELRIMIRSSPASPVKPQQWTVCRSCAAAASPPPVVAVARRTVASAPLRALTAESAETPPVPEPPALFDDDDEKTMLASYVPVYVMLPLEVVSTENELADAEGLRARLRRLRGAGVDGVMVDVWWGIVEGAGPALYEWRAYRELFRVVQAEGLKLQAIMSFHACGGNVGDAITIPIPRWVREVGEADPDVFYTSPSGARNQEYLTIGVDDKPLFHGRTAIQLYADFMRSFRENMADFLDSGLIVDIEVGLGPAGELRYPSYAETQGWVFPGIGQFQCYDKYLAAEFKAAAAEAGHPEWDLPRDAGEVNDTPEDTGFFAAEGGTYLTEQGRFFLTWYSSRLIEHGDRVLDEANRAFLGCPVKLAAKVSGIHWWYRHPSHAAELAAGYYNLGGRDGYRPIARVLARHDGAVLNFTCAEMRDSEQPAEALSSPERLVRQALSAGWREGAEVACENALSRYDRSGYNQMLLSARPNGAGAPPRRRVAAVTYLRLSDELLAGNNFRVFRTFVRKMHACLDYCPDPARYGRPMRPLERSAPEIPMERLLEATAPAPAFPFDAETDMSVGGGLAEAIDWVIDKIEWILG